One Vigna unguiculata cultivar IT97K-499-35 chromosome 7, ASM411807v1, whole genome shotgun sequence genomic region harbors:
- the LOC114191082 gene encoding uncharacterized protein LOC114191082, whose translation MGLKNRGVGHRAWNLLRVTLLWARKGGVLRRRVAMELRLVPKYLKRLGHSNTPPSHIHYFERELSFDKTPIFHVKMYRPTSMRFHLPHIPCINPQVDFEYDFDDDDDDVEYDTGRKSALTAAGECDQEFYDDYERRLEMTSCSEQEEQEADAQGIDKRAEEFIQKFYQQMKLQRQISLLQYNATPNRDTTS comes from the coding sequence ATGGGTTTGAAGAACCGTGGCGTTGGTCATAGAGCATGGAACCTGCTGCGAGTGACATTGCTGTGGGCACGTAAAGGTGGGGTGTTGAGACGGAGGGTAGCGATGGAGCTGCGTCTGGTTCCAAAGTACTTGAAGCGTCTCGGACACAGTAATACGCCGCCCAGCCATATTCATTACTTTGAGCGCGAGCTGTCCTTCGACAAGACCCCCATTTTCCATGTCAAGATGTACCGTCCAACCTCTATGCGCTTCCACTTGCCTCACATTCCTTGTATTAACCCACAAGTTGATTTTGAGTATGATTTCGACGACGACGATGATGATGTTGAATATGATACCGGGAGAAAGAGTGCTCTCACGGCTGCAGGAGAGTGTGaccaagaattttatgatgATTATGAAAGACGCCTGGAGATGACGTCTTGTAGTGAACAGGAGGAACAAGAAGCAGATGCCCAAGGGATAGATAAGCGAGCCGAGGAGTTCATACAAAAATTCTATCAGCAAATGAAGCTGCAGCGCCAGATTTCTCTTCTACAATACAATGCAACACCCAATAGAGACACGACTTCTTGA
- the LOC114191081 gene encoding CTP synthase-like isoform X1 — MKYVLISGGVVSGLGKGVTASSIGVVLKACGLRVTSIKIDPYLNIDAGTMSPFEHGEVFVLDDGGEVDLDLGNYERFLDVTLTKDNNITTGKIYQSVLEKERKGDYLGKTVQVVPHITDAIKDWIESVAVIPVDGKEGPADVCVIELGGTVGDIESMPFIEALRQLSFQVGPDNFCLIHVSLIPVLGVVGEQKTKPTQHSVRELRALGLTPHLLTSRSAEPLLESTKEKLSKFCHVPIENILNIHDVPNIWHIPLLLRNQNAHHSILQQLNLLNQATPPDLQQWTEMAETFDSLTESVRIAMVGKYVGLTDSYLSVVKALLHACVARSFKPSIDWIAASDLEDESAKSTPEAHATAWTTLKSADCVLVPGGFGDRGVRGMMLAAKYARENNVPYLGICLGMQISVIEFARSVLGWEKANSVEFDAQTPNPVVIFMPEGSRTHMGSTMRLGSRRTLLQTSDCITSKLYGSSEYVDERHRHRYEVNPDVIGTLEEAGLQFVGKDESGKRMEILELPSHPFYVGVQFHPEFKSRPARPSALFLGLILAATGKLEAYISRQNGS; from the exons ATGAAATACGTCCTCATCAGCGGGGGAGTCGTCAGTGGCCTTGGCAAAGGCGTCACCGCCAGTAGCATCGGCGTTGTCCTCAAGGCCTGTGGCCTTCGCGTCACTTCCATCAAAATCg ATCCGTATTTGAACATCGACGCTGGCACCATGTCTCCCTTCGAGCACGGGGAGGTTTTTGTTCTCGACGACGGCGGAGAG GTTGATTTGGATTTGGGAAATTACGAGCGCTTCCTCGATGTTACGCTTACCAAGGATAATAACATCACCACTGGAAAAATATACCAG TCTGTTCTTGAGAAGGAACGTAAAGGAGATTATCTTGGGAAAACTGTTCAG GTGGTTCCGCACATCACTGATGCTATCAAAGATTGGATTGAGTCCGTTGCTGTGATTCCCGTTGACGGAAAAGAGGGCCCTGCGGATGTTTGTGTGATTGAGCTGGGAGGCACTGTTG GTGATATTGAATCTATGCCATTTATTGAGGCTCTACGGCAATTGTCCTTTCAAGTGG GGCCTGATAACTTCTGTCTCATCCATGTTAGCCTGATACCAGTGTTGGGTGTCGTGGGAGAGCAA AAAACAAAGCCTACACAACATAGCGTCAGGGAACTGCGAGCATTGGGATTGACACCTCATCTTTTAACAAGTCGCTCTGCAGAG CCTCTTCTAGAAAGTACCAAGGAAAAGCTCTCAAAATTTTGTCATGTTCCA ATTGAGAATATTCTGAACATCCATGATGTACCAAACATTTGGCATATTCCCCTGTTATTGAGA AACCAAAATGCTCATCATTCAATTCTGCAGCAGCTTAACTTACTCAA CCAAGCTACACCTCCTGATTTGCAGCAGTGGACAGAGATGGCTGAGACCTTTGACAGTCTTACTGAATCT GTTAGGATTGCAATGGTTGGAAAGTATGTTGGTCTAACAGATTCATATTTATCGGTTGTAAAG GCCCTTCTGCATGCTTGTGTTGCACGCTCTTTTAAGCCATCAATCGACTGGATTGCAGCGTCTGATCTAGAAGACGAGAGTGCAAAATCA ACACCGGAAGCACATGCTACAGCCTGGACGACTTTGAAG AGCGCAGATTGTGTCTTGGTTCCTGGGGGATTTGGAGATCGTGGTGTGAGAGGTATGATGCTTGCTGCCAAATATGCTAGAGAGAACAATGTTCCTTACCTGGGGATTTGCCTGGGAATGCAAATTTCTGTAATTGAATTTGCTAGATCA GTTTTGGGTTGGGAAAAAGCAAACAGTGTAGAGTTTGATGCCCAAACACCGAATCCTGTTGTGATTTTCATGCCAGAG GGTTCACGAACGCATATGGGAAGTACCATGAGACTTGGATCTCGGAGAACACTCTTACAGACATCTGATTGTATCACTTCCAAGCT GTACGGTAGTTCAGAGTATGTGGATGAACGACATCGGCACAGATATGAG GTAAATCCAGATGTGATTGGAACTTTAGAAGAAGCTGGACTTCAATTTGTCGGGAAGGATGAAAGTGGAAAACGAATGGAG ATCTTAGAGCTTCCAAGTCATCCATTTTATGTAGGCGTGCAATTCCATCCAGAATTCAAATCACGGCCAGCTAGGCCATCTGCTTTGTTTTTAG GTCTCATATTGGCCGCAACAGGGAAATTGGAAGCGTATATTAGTAGGCAAAATGGAAGTTGA
- the LOC114191081 gene encoding CTP synthase-like isoform X2, with the protein MKYVLISGGVVSGLGKGVTASSIGVVLKACGLRVTSIKIDPYLNIDAGTMSPFEHGEVFVLDDGGEVDLDLGNYERFLDVTLTKDNNITTGKIYQSVLEKERKGDYLGKTVQVVPHITDAIKDWIESVAVIPVDGKEGPADVCVIELGGTVGDIESMPFIEALRQLSFQVGPDNFCLIHVSLIPVLGVVGEQKTKPTQHSVRELRALGLTPHLLTSRSAEPLLESTKEKLSKFCHVPIENILNIHDVPNIWHIPLLLRNQNAHHSILQQLNLLNQATPPDLQQWTEMAETFDSLTESVRIAMVGKYVGLTDSYLSVVKALLHACVARSFKPSIDWIAASDLEDESAKSTPEAHATAWTTLKSADCVLVPGGFGDRGVRGMMLAAKYARENNVPYLGICLGMQISVIEFARSVLGWEKANSVEFDAQTPNPVVIFMPEGSRTHMGSTMRLGSRRTLLQTSDCITSKLYVT; encoded by the exons ATGAAATACGTCCTCATCAGCGGGGGAGTCGTCAGTGGCCTTGGCAAAGGCGTCACCGCCAGTAGCATCGGCGTTGTCCTCAAGGCCTGTGGCCTTCGCGTCACTTCCATCAAAATCg ATCCGTATTTGAACATCGACGCTGGCACCATGTCTCCCTTCGAGCACGGGGAGGTTTTTGTTCTCGACGACGGCGGAGAG GTTGATTTGGATTTGGGAAATTACGAGCGCTTCCTCGATGTTACGCTTACCAAGGATAATAACATCACCACTGGAAAAATATACCAG TCTGTTCTTGAGAAGGAACGTAAAGGAGATTATCTTGGGAAAACTGTTCAG GTGGTTCCGCACATCACTGATGCTATCAAAGATTGGATTGAGTCCGTTGCTGTGATTCCCGTTGACGGAAAAGAGGGCCCTGCGGATGTTTGTGTGATTGAGCTGGGAGGCACTGTTG GTGATATTGAATCTATGCCATTTATTGAGGCTCTACGGCAATTGTCCTTTCAAGTGG GGCCTGATAACTTCTGTCTCATCCATGTTAGCCTGATACCAGTGTTGGGTGTCGTGGGAGAGCAA AAAACAAAGCCTACACAACATAGCGTCAGGGAACTGCGAGCATTGGGATTGACACCTCATCTTTTAACAAGTCGCTCTGCAGAG CCTCTTCTAGAAAGTACCAAGGAAAAGCTCTCAAAATTTTGTCATGTTCCA ATTGAGAATATTCTGAACATCCATGATGTACCAAACATTTGGCATATTCCCCTGTTATTGAGA AACCAAAATGCTCATCATTCAATTCTGCAGCAGCTTAACTTACTCAA CCAAGCTACACCTCCTGATTTGCAGCAGTGGACAGAGATGGCTGAGACCTTTGACAGTCTTACTGAATCT GTTAGGATTGCAATGGTTGGAAAGTATGTTGGTCTAACAGATTCATATTTATCGGTTGTAAAG GCCCTTCTGCATGCTTGTGTTGCACGCTCTTTTAAGCCATCAATCGACTGGATTGCAGCGTCTGATCTAGAAGACGAGAGTGCAAAATCA ACACCGGAAGCACATGCTACAGCCTGGACGACTTTGAAG AGCGCAGATTGTGTCTTGGTTCCTGGGGGATTTGGAGATCGTGGTGTGAGAGGTATGATGCTTGCTGCCAAATATGCTAGAGAGAACAATGTTCCTTACCTGGGGATTTGCCTGGGAATGCAAATTTCTGTAATTGAATTTGCTAGATCA GTTTTGGGTTGGGAAAAAGCAAACAGTGTAGAGTTTGATGCCCAAACACCGAATCCTGTTGTGATTTTCATGCCAGAG GGTTCACGAACGCATATGGGAAGTACCATGAGACTTGGATCTCGGAGAACACTCTTACAGACATCTGATTGTATCACTTCCAAGCTGTATGTGACCTAG